The Streptomyces sp. NBC_00483 genome contains the following window.
GGGAAAGCCGCACAAATGGTCTTGTTCAGGGGGGACATGTCGCCATGGCAAATTTCTCGAAATCGCACGTTCCGCAGTTCGCCGTAGAGGTCTACCAGAACGAATATCTGCCGGAGGGCGGCCGTGACGTCAACGCGATCGTCACGGTGACCTCCACCGGGGGCGGCACGGTGGGCGGCGCGGTCAGCGCCCCTCATCTGTTCAGCGTCCCGGGAGAGGGCACCGACGCCGCGGTCGCGCTGATGGTGGACTGCTCCGGCTCGATGGACTATCCGCCCACCAAGATGCGCGGCGCCCGCGAGGCCTCGGCCGCCGCGATCGACGCGCTGCGCGACGGCGTGCACTTCGCGGTGATCGCCGGCACCCATGTGGCCAAGGAGATCTACCCGGGCGAGGGCCGCCTCGCCGTCGCGGACCGGACCACCCGCGGGCAGGCCAAGCAGGCGCTGCGCAAGCTCTCCGCGGGCGGCGGCACCGCGATCGGCACCTGGCTTCAACTGGCCGACCGGCTCCTGGCCTCGGCGGACGTGCCGATCAGGCACGGCATCCTGCTCACCGACGGGCGCAACGAGCACGAGTCGCCGGAGGATCTGCGCGCGGCGCTGGACGCGGGCGCGGGCCGCTTCACCTGTGACGCCCGTGGCGTCGGCACGGACTGGGAGGTGAAGGAGGTCACAGGAATCGCCTCCGCCCTCCTCGGCACCGCGGACATCGTTGCCGATCCGGCCCATCTCGCCGAGGACTTCACGCAGATGATGGAGACGGCGATGGGCAAGGAGGTCGCGGACGTCGCCCTGCGTCTGTGGACCCCGGTCGGCACCGAGATCAAGTTCGTGAAGCAAGTAGCGCCCACCGTCGAGGAGTTGACGGAGCGCCGCACCGAGGCGGGCCCACGGGCCGGCGACTACCCCACCGGCTCTTGGGGCGACGAGTCCCGCGACTACCACGTGTGCGTGCAGGTCCCGGACGCCGATCTCGGCCAGGAGATGCTCGCCGCCCGCGTCTCCCTGGTGATCCCGCAGCCGGACGGCTCGGCGCAGACCCTGTCGCAAGGCCTCGTCCGTGCGGTGTGGACGGACGACATGGCAGCCTCTACGTCGATCAACCCGCAGGTTGCCCACTACACGGGCCAGGCCGAACTGGCCGACGTCATCCAACAGGGACTTGACGCCCGAAAGTCGGGCGATATGGACGGGGCGACCGCGAAGCTGGGCCGTGCGGTGCAGCTCGCGGCCCTCTCGGGGAACGCGGATACGGCCAAGCTGCTTTCGAAGGTGGTGGACGTGGTGGACGCCGCGGAAGGTACTGTTCGATTGAAAGCGAAGGTCGCGGAGGCCGACGAGATGACTCTCGAGACCCGGTCGACCAAGACGGTTCGCGTCAAGAAATAGCCACCCACGCACTACGGCAAGCCCTGCTTGCACTTGAAGGAGAGGGGGAAGCGCCGACATGCCGACCTGCCCGAACGGACACCAGTCGGGTTCCGACGACTGGTGCGAGGTCTGCGGTCACCGCATGGCCGGTACCGTGCCCCCGCCCCCTCCGCCACCCCCGGCCGCCGGTTACGGCTACCCGCAGGCGCCGCAGGGTGGGGCCGGTACGCCCGAACTGTGCCCGCAGTGCCGTACGCCGCGTGAGGGCGGCGCGCCGTTCTGCGAGGAGTGCCGCTGGAACTTCCTCACGAACACGGCGACGTCGTACACGCCCGCTGCCCCGAACCCGCCGCTGCCCACGTCGGGCGGCCAGGGCGGCCCCGGTGCGCCCGGCTTCCCGCCGCCCCACCAGGAGCCGCAGGGCCCGAACCCGGCGCTGCACTTCCAGCAGCAGCCGCCGCCCGGCCCGGACCCGTACGAGTACCAGGGCTCGCGGCCCTCGCAGATGAACCGGCCCGCGGAGCCGATCCCGCCGTCCCCGTTCGGGAACGAGCCGTCGGGTCAGGCCCCGCCGCCGCAGTCCTTCGACGGCTCCGGCCAGTACGAGACCGGTGGCGGTGCCCCGCAGGGCTTCCACCAGCAGCAGGCTCCGGCCCCCGCCCCGGCTCCGCCCGCGCAGCCGGGTCCGCACGGCCAGCCCGGCCCGCCGCCGGGACCGGCGCAGCCCGTGCAGCCGGGGCCCATGCAGCCCCCGCCGCCCGGCTTCCCGCAGCACCACGACCCGCAGGGCCCGCCGCCCCCGCCGCCCAACCCGTCGTTCGGCGGTCACGGTGGTCCGGGTGGTCACGGTGGTCCCGGTGGGACGAACGGGGACGACTGGATGCTTCCGCCTCCGTCGTCGGACCCGTCGGCGCCCTCGACGACCCCGCCGCCGTTCCAGCAGCAGCCGCCGCAGCAGCCGCAGGGCCCGTTGGCGTGGTCGGCGACGATCGGCCCGGACCGCGACTACTTCATGGCGATGATGCAGCGCAGCGGCCCCGAGGCCTCGGGGCTCAACCTGCCCGCGTACTCGCCGGAGCAGCAGCGCCCGCTCACCGGGAACCAGCTGTCGATCGGCCGGCGCCGCCACTCCACCGGGGAGTCCCCCGACATCGACCTGTCGGTGCCGCCGGAGGACCCGGGCGTCTCGCACCAGCACGCGGTGCTCGTGCAGCAGCCGGACGGCACGTGGGCGGTCGTCGACCAGAACTCGACGAACGGCACGACCGTCAACAACGGCGACGAACCGATCCAGCCGTTCGTCCCCGTGCCGCTGCAGGACGGCGACCGGGTGCACGTCGGAGCGTGGACGACGATCACGATCCGGCGCGGCTGAGCACACGCAGTCGTAGGACGTTGCCGGGCACCTAGCTGGTGCCCGGCAACTCCCATGTGTGGGGCCCGCCCGGATCGTCCAGCCAGGCCCACTGACGGTCGCCGCGCACGGTCACCCCGAACCGCTCGCGCGCGGGCCGCCCCTCGCGCTCCCACAACGCGAGAGCGTCCCGCGGGTCCAGATGGCCCGACGTCAGCGTCAACAGAAACCGGAACAACTCGTCGCGCAGCACGGGATGCGGCAGACCCCCGACCCGCGGCTCCGCCGCCCGGTCACCGCCACCGCGCAACGCCATGAAGTACGCGGAGGTATGCAAAAACCGCCCCTCCGCATACGCCCCCTCCATGTCATCCAAGTCCCGCACGTCGAGGACCACAATCCCGGTCGACAGGGGCGCAAGGATCCGCGCGCCGACCGCGCACTGGCCGAGCCACCCCACCGGCACCGAGCGCAGCGCGCACGTCGCCATGATCCGGTCGTACGGCGCCCGGTCAGGGCAGCCGCGCGTCCCGTCACCCGCGACGACGACCGGCCGATATCCGGCGGCGGCGAGATGGGTGCGGGCGGACTCGGCGACCTCCGGATCGAGGTCCACGGACGTGACGTTCCCCGCACCGACCCGGTGCGCGAGCAGCGCCGCGTTGTATCCGGTGCCCGCACCGATCTCCAGGACCCGGTCCCCGTCCCGTACCCGCAGGCCCGCGAGCATCCGCGCCATCAGCGACGGCTGGCTGCTCGACGACACCAGCTCCCCGTCCCGCAGCCGGGTGGCCAGCGGCTCGTCGGCGTAGGCGCCACGCAGCCAGCGCTCGCGCCGCTCCGGGTCGGGGTGCTCGCCCCACAGCCGCTCGTAGCCTCCGGGCACGCCGACGAAGTAGTACGGCACGAAGAGGTGACGCGGCACCTCCGCGAAGGCCTCCCGCCAGGCCGGGTCGGCGTCCCAGGCACCGCTGTGATCGATCTCGCGCACGAGCCCGGCCCGCGCCCGTTCCGCGAGCTGCTCGAGGTCTCGGGTGTGCTCTGCGCCCATATGTCCACTGTCCTGCGGCAACCGGGAAACGGCGACCCCCGCTCCGGAGTCGAAGGGGTCCTAGGACCCCGGTCCCCGGCCGGTGCGTCTGAGAGCATGGAGGGGTGACTGAGATCCCACGCGACACGCTTACGGAGCAGACGTTCTACGAGCAGGTGGGTGGCGAGGAGACGTTCCGCCGCCTCGTGCACCGCTTCTACGAGGGCGTCGCACAGGACCCGCTGCTGCGCCCCATGTACCCGGAGGAGGACCTGGGCCCTGCCGAGGAGCGCCTCGCGCTGTTCCTGATGCAGTACTGGGGCGGCCCCCGCACCTACAGCGACAACCGCGGCCACCCGCGCCTGCGGATGCGGCACGCCCCGTTCCAGGTGGACCGCGCGGCACACGACGCGTGGCTGAAGCACATGCGGGTGGCGGTGGAGGACCTGAACCTCTCCGAGGAACACGAGCGCACGCTGTGGAACTACCTGACGTACGCGGCGGCCTCGATGGTGAACACGGCGGGCTGAGGGGGCTTCTGCCGCACCTCAGACGGGGCTGACGGAGAGCCCACCCAGCGTGGACGACGCCCGCCGCACAGCCACGGACCCGTACGCGGAGCGCAACCGCAGCCACGCCCCGGCCGCCACCAGGTCGACCTCGGCCCCCCGCAGGAAGCCGAGGGAGGCCGCGGCGTGCACGATCCGCACCGGGGCCCCACTCGTACCGATCTCCCGCGACCAGACCTCGTGGCCGATCCGGTCGAGTTCACCGCGCGTACGCGCGTCCGGCGCCAACTCCTCGACCCGCGCCCGGAATTCGGCCACGGCCGCCTTCACGAGCCCACGCAGCGCATCGGCGTCCGGGAACCCGGCCACCCGCTCCCAGCCGCCGAGCGGCGGCAGCACACCGGCCCAGGGCGGCCCGGTGACGGCGGCGGGGACCGTGGCGGTGGCGTTCCCCTCGTCGAGGGCGTCGAGCAACTCCCCCGCGGACACGGTCACATCGAGGGTGTCCTCGATCCCGTTCTCGTACGGCTTGAGCAGCCGCGCCGTACGCACGGCCAGCACCTCGAACGAGGGCGGCCGGCCGAACACCGCGAGCGCCGACCCACCGGCCTGCGCCCGCAGCCGCACGGCGGCCGCCTTGTCGTAGTGCAGCAGCCGGCCGAGGAAGGCGGCGAGATCCGCCGCCTCCCCCGGATCGGCAAACGACAACACGGTCGCACTCATGCGACGAGCGCCTCCGAACGGTCCGCTTCGTCGTCCCGGTACTCGCCCAGGAACTCCCGCTCATCGGCGGTGATCCGGCGCGGCCGCTGCGCCTCGAAGTCGAACGGCACGACGACCGTCGAGGCGCGGACATACACGACGTCCTCGTCCTTCACCTCGTACGACAGCGTGAACGACGCGGCCTTTATCTCACTCACCCACAGCTCGATGTCCACGGGCCGATGCCGATGCACCAACTGCCGCTTGTAGTCGATCTCATGGCGCGCCACGACGGACCCCTGCTGGAAGTCCTTGTCGGGCCGAAACAGGAAATCGATCCGCGCTTCCTCCAAGTACCGGAGGAAGACCACATTGTTGATGTGGCCATACGCGTCCATGTCGGCCCAACGCAGGGGGCAGGCGTATACGTGGCGGGCCATCAGCCGCGGGTCAGCTTCTTGTAGGTGGCGCGGTGCGGACGGGCGGCGTCGGCGCCGAGCCGCTCGATCTTGTTCTTCTCGTAGGACTCGAAGTTGCCCTCGAACCAGAACCACTTGGACTCACCCTCGTACGCGAGGATGTGCGTGGCGACCCGGTCGAGGAACCACCGGTCGTGAGACACGACGACGGCGCAGCCGGGGAACTCAAGCAGCGCGTTCTCAAGGCTGCTCAGGGTCTCAACGTCAAGGTCGTTCGTCGGCTCGTCAAGAAGCAGCAGGTTGCCGCCCTGCTTGAGGGTGAGCGCGAGGTTGAGCCGGTTGCGCTCACCACCGGAGAGCACGCCGGCGGGCTTCTGCTGATCCGGCCCCTTGAACCCGAACGCGGAGACGTACGCCCGCGACGGCATCTCGACCTGGCCCACATTGATGTAGTCCAGCTCATCACTCACCACGGCCCAAAGAGTCTTCTTCGGGTCGATGTTGGCGCGGTTCTGGTCGACGTACGAGATCTTGACGGTGTCGCCGACCTTGATGGAACCGGAGTCCGGCGACTCGAAGCCCTGCAGCATCTTGAACAGGGTGGTCTTACCGGCACCGTTCGGACCGATCACACCGACGATCCCGTTACGCGGCAGCGTGAAGGAGAGATCATCGATGAGCACCTTGTCGCCGAATGCCTTGCCGAGGTTCTCGACCTCGACGACGACGTTGCCCAGGCGCGGGCCCGGCGGGATCTGGATCTCCTCGAAGTCCAGCTTCCGCATCTTGTCGGCCTCGGCGGCCATCTCCTCGTACCGGGCAAGACGCGACTTGGACTTGGTCTGGCGCCCCTTGGCGTTGGACCGCACCCACTCGAGTTCTTCCTTGAGCCGCTTCTGCCGCTTCTCGTCCTTCTTGCCCTCGACCTTGAGGCGCTCGGACTTCTTCTCCAGGTACGTGGAGTAGTTGCCCTGGTACGGGATGGCGCGGCCGCGGTCGAGCTCGAGGATCCACTCGGCGACGTTGTCCAGGAAGTACCGGTCGTGAGTAATGGCCACGACGGTGCCCTTGTACTGGGCGAGGTGCTGCTCCAGCCAGTTCACGGACTCGGCGTCGAGGTGGTTGGTGGGCTCATCGAGAAGCAGCAGGTCGGGCGCCTCGATCAGCAGCTTGCACAGCGCCACACGACGCTTCTCACCACCGGAGAGGTTGCCGACACCCCAGTCGCCGGGCGGGCAGCCGAGGGCGTCCATGGCCTGCTCCAGCTGACCGTCGAGGTCCCACGCGTCGGCGTGGTCGAGGTCCTCCTGGAGCTTGCCCATCTCCTCCATGAGCTCATCGCTGTAATCGGTGGCCATGAGCTCGGCCACCTCGTTGAAGCGCTTGAGCTTGCCCATGATCTCGGCGGCGCCGTCCTGCACGTTCTCCAGAACGGTCTTGGACTCGTCGAGCTTCGGCTCCTGCATCAGGATGTTGACGCTGTAGCCGGGCATGAGGACGGCGTCACCGTTCGACGCCTGCTCGATGCCCGCCATGATCTTCAGGACAGTCGACTTACCGGCACCGTTCGGCCCGACAACGCCGATCTTCGCTCCAGGAAGAAAGTCCAGGGTGACGTCGTCGAGAATCACCTTGTCGCCGTGCGCCTTGCGCGCCTTGCGCATGGAGT
Protein-coding sequences here:
- a CDS encoding vWA domain-containing protein, which translates into the protein MANFSKSHVPQFAVEVYQNEYLPEGGRDVNAIVTVTSTGGGTVGGAVSAPHLFSVPGEGTDAAVALMVDCSGSMDYPPTKMRGAREASAAAIDALRDGVHFAVIAGTHVAKEIYPGEGRLAVADRTTRGQAKQALRKLSAGGGTAIGTWLQLADRLLASADVPIRHGILLTDGRNEHESPEDLRAALDAGAGRFTCDARGVGTDWEVKEVTGIASALLGTADIVADPAHLAEDFTQMMETAMGKEVADVALRLWTPVGTEIKFVKQVAPTVEELTERRTEAGPRAGDYPTGSWGDESRDYHVCVQVPDADLGQEMLAARVSLVIPQPDGSAQTLSQGLVRAVWTDDMAASTSINPQVAHYTGQAELADVIQQGLDARKSGDMDGATAKLGRAVQLAALSGNADTAKLLSKVVDVVDAAEGTVRLKAKVAEADEMTLETRSTKTVRVKK
- a CDS encoding FHA domain-containing protein, whose translation is MPTCPNGHQSGSDDWCEVCGHRMAGTVPPPPPPPPAAGYGYPQAPQGGAGTPELCPQCRTPREGGAPFCEECRWNFLTNTATSYTPAAPNPPLPTSGGQGGPGAPGFPPPHQEPQGPNPALHFQQQPPPGPDPYEYQGSRPSQMNRPAEPIPPSPFGNEPSGQAPPPQSFDGSGQYETGGGAPQGFHQQQAPAPAPAPPAQPGPHGQPGPPPGPAQPVQPGPMQPPPPGFPQHHDPQGPPPPPPNPSFGGHGGPGGHGGPGGTNGDDWMLPPPSSDPSAPSTTPPPFQQQPPQQPQGPLAWSATIGPDRDYFMAMMQRSGPEASGLNLPAYSPEQQRPLTGNQLSIGRRRHSTGESPDIDLSVPPEDPGVSHQHAVLVQQPDGTWAVVDQNSTNGTTVNNGDEPIQPFVPVPLQDGDRVHVGAWTTITIRRG
- a CDS encoding methyltransferase domain-containing protein; protein product: MGAEHTRDLEQLAERARAGLVREIDHSGAWDADPAWREAFAEVPRHLFVPYYFVGVPGGYERLWGEHPDPERRERWLRGAYADEPLATRLRDGELVSSSSQPSLMARMLAGLRVRDGDRVLEIGAGTGYNAALLAHRVGAGNVTSVDLDPEVAESARTHLAAAGYRPVVVAGDGTRGCPDRAPYDRIMATCALRSVPVGWLGQCAVGARILAPLSTGIVVLDVRDLDDMEGAYAEGRFLHTSAYFMALRGGGDRAAEPRVGGLPHPVLRDELFRFLLTLTSGHLDPRDALALWEREGRPARERFGVTVRGDRQWAWLDDPGGPHTWELPGTS
- a CDS encoding globin translates to MTEIPRDTLTEQTFYEQVGGEETFRRLVHRFYEGVAQDPLLRPMYPEEDLGPAEERLALFLMQYWGGPRTYSDNRGHPRLRMRHAPFQVDRAAHDAWLKHMRVAVEDLNLSEEHERTLWNYLTYAAASMVNTAG
- a CDS encoding acyl-CoA thioesterase; translated protein: MARHVYACPLRWADMDAYGHINNVVFLRYLEEARIDFLFRPDKDFQQGSVVARHEIDYKRQLVHRHRPVDIELWVSEIKAASFTLSYEVKDEDVVYVRASTVVVPFDFEAQRPRRITADEREFLGEYRDDEADRSEALVA
- the ettA gene encoding energy-dependent translational throttle protein EttA, whose amino-acid sequence is MAEFIYSMRKARKAHGDKVILDDVTLDFLPGAKIGVVGPNGAGKSTVLKIMAGIEQASNGDAVLMPGYSVNILMQEPKLDESKTVLENVQDGAAEIMGKLKRFNEVAELMATDYSDELMEEMGKLQEDLDHADAWDLDGQLEQAMDALGCPPGDWGVGNLSGGEKRRVALCKLLIEAPDLLLLDEPTNHLDAESVNWLEQHLAQYKGTVVAITHDRYFLDNVAEWILELDRGRAIPYQGNYSTYLEKKSERLKVEGKKDEKRQKRLKEELEWVRSNAKGRQTKSKSRLARYEEMAAEADKMRKLDFEEIQIPPGPRLGNVVVEVENLGKAFGDKVLIDDLSFTLPRNGIVGVIGPNGAGKTTLFKMLQGFESPDSGSIKVGDTVKISYVDQNRANIDPKKTLWAVVSDELDYINVGQVEMPSRAYVSAFGFKGPDQQKPAGVLSGGERNRLNLALTLKQGGNLLLLDEPTNDLDVETLSSLENALLEFPGCAVVVSHDRWFLDRVATHILAYEGESKWFWFEGNFESYEKNKIERLGADAARPHRATYKKLTRG